In the Phaseolus vulgaris cultivar G19833 chromosome 7, P. vulgaris v2.0, whole genome shotgun sequence genome, one interval contains:
- the LOC137827783 gene encoding vacuolar iron transporter homolog 4-like, whose product MASDHSSLNQTKLGLPNNDLEQQQTLEAETEDFDYSKRSQWLRAAVLGANDGLVSTASLMMGVGAVKQDIKVMILTGFAGLVAGACSMAIGEFVSVYSQLDIEVAQMKRDNGRNNGRHRDEEEEDEKEKESLPNPIHAAAASALAFSVGALVPLLAASFIREYKVRLGVVLGAVSFALVVFGWLGAVLGKAPTLRSCVRVLVGGWVAMAITFGLTKLIGSSGL is encoded by the coding sequence ATGGCATCTGATCACTCATCCCTTAACCAAACCAAATTAGGGCTTCCAAACAATGACCTTGAGCAACAACAAACTCTGGAGGCTGAAACTGAGGACTTTGATTACTCAAAGCGATCTCAGTGGCTACGTGCTGCTGTCCTAGGAGCCAATGACGGGTTGGTCTCAACAGCATCCCTAATGATGGGTGTGGGAGCAGTGAAGCAAGACATCAAAGTTATGATCCTAACAGGGTTTGCAGGGCTAGTGGCTGGGGCATGCAGCATGGCCATAGGGGAGTTTGTGTCTGTGTACTCGCAGTTGGACATAGAAGTTGCTCAGATGAAAAGGGATAATGGAAGAAACAATGGCAGACACagagatgaagaggaagaagatgagaAGGAGAAAGAGAGTTTACCAAACCCTATACATGCTGCAGCAGCCTCAGCTTTAGCATTTTCAGTTGGTGCACTGGTGCCTCTTCTTGCAGCCTCTTTCATAAGGGAGTATAAGGTGAGGTTAGGTGTGGTTTTGGGAGCAGTGAGCTTTGCTCTTGTGGTGTTTGGTTGGCTGGGGGCAGTGTTGGGTAAGGCTCCAACATTGAGGTCATGTGTGAGAGTGTTGGTTGGGGGTTGGGTAGCCATGGCCATAACTTTTGGACTAACCAAGTTGATTGGGTCAAGTGGTCTTTAG
- the LOC137827782 gene encoding eukaryotic translation initiation factor 5B, which translates to MGRKKPTARDDENASQQGGGGKSKKKAVVIDDDEYAIGTGLSEEPAPEDKPAAAGKKKGKKGNAKGNNNDDDVDDDEDVPEVVFAGKKKGKSKKGGSNSAFTASGFGVLGDEEGDDEDKSEEDEPVVSLSRKKASNKGGGSLFNASAFVAIDDDDVDDAGGEEEEEEDEPVVSFTGKKKSSKGSKKSGGSLFAASAFDAIDDGGDGDVVDDKNNDFDDDEPVIAFTGKKKSSKGSKKGGAGFSATVITEIDDGEGKEDGGGDDDDDIGPITFTGKKKKSSKKAASSGSKGVSVGDDVSVPESGKDGDDKEEDDVSLVSFSGKKKSSKKKGSSTAAKGSDENVDVVEPEAPSIGSADASNNNVNKSEGVAETSKNKKKNKKKSGRTAQEEEDLDKLLAELGEAPIPKPTASAPQDDKVQPTPEVGSVAADASGDKDGEEEVVESAAAKKKKKKKEKEKEKKAAAAAAAGSAPENESAEVKAEAIEPKKNDSKAKAADKKVPKHVREMQEALARRKEAEEKKKREDEERLKKEEEERRRQEELERQAEEAKRRKKEREKEKLQKKKQEGKLLTGKQKEEARRLEAMRRQILNSTGGVTLPSGDSGAPAKKPIYQTKKSKQNNRNQNGAAAQTAEIVEAKEITTDVVSEEPVNIEEVESIQVDDKVELHVTAEDDVVEDDEDDDEWDAKSWDDVNLNSKGAFADEESEPKPVIKKEIKNAVPTQNAGATSTTVTDETENGKEANVVVTDRNKKHDSDLNRSRKSAAPPPQPNDENLRSPICCIMGHVDTGKTKLLDCIRGTNVQEGEAGGITQQIGATYFPAENIRDRTKELKADAKLKVPGLLVIDTPGHESFTNLRSRGSGLCDIAILVVDIMHGLEQQTIESLNLLKMRNTEFIVALNKVDRLYGWKTCRNSPIVKALKQQTKDVQNEFNMRLTQIVTQFKEQGMNTELYYKNKEMGETFSIVPTSAISGEGIPDLLLLLVQWTQKTMVEKLTYSEEIQCTVLEVKVVEGHGTTIDVVLVNGVLHEGEQIVVCGMQGPIVTSIRALLTPHPMKELRVKGTYLHHKEIKAAMGIKITAQGLEHAIAGTGLYVVKPDDDLEDVKESAMEDMRSVMSRIDRTGEGVCVQASTLGSLEALLEFLKTPEVSIPVSGISIGPVHKKDVMKASVMLEKKREYAAILAFDVKVTPEARELADELGVKIFIADIIYHLFDQFKAYIDNIKEEKKKEAADEAVFPCVFKILPNCIFNKKDPIVLGVDILEGIAKIGTPICIPSREFIDIGRIASIENNHKPVDYAKKGQKVAIKIVGSNSEEQQKMFGRHFEIDDELVSHISRRSIDILKANYRDELSMEEWRLLVKLKNLFKIQ; encoded by the exons ATGGGGAGGAAGAAGCCTACGGCGAGGGACGATGAGAACGCCTCGCAGCAAGGAGGTGGCGGGAAATCCAAGAAGAAGGCGGTAGTCATCGACGACGATGAGTATGCCATTGGAACGGGACTCTCTGAGGAGCCGGCGCCGGAAGATAAACCCGCTGCGGCGGGAAAGAAGAAGGGTAAGAAAGGCAATGCTAAAggtaataataatgatgatgatgttgATGATGACGAGGATGTGCCTGAAGTTGTGTTTGCTGGGAAGAAGAAGGGGAAAAGCAAGAAAGGCGGTAGTAACAGTGCGTTTACTGCATCTGGCTTTGGTGtgcttggtgatgaggaaggtgATGACGAAGATAAATCTGAAGAGGATGAACCTGTGGTTAGTTTGTCGCGTAAGAAGGCATCGAACAAAGGAGGTGGTAGTTTGTTCAATGCATCAGCTTTTGTTGCTATCGATGATGATGATGTTGATGATGCTGGTGgtgaggaggaggaggaggaggatgagCCGGTGGTTAGTTTTACTGGAAAGAAAAAGTCCTCGAAGGGTTCGAAGAAAAGCGGTGGTAGTTTGTTCGCTGCCTCGGCTTTTGATGCTATTGATGATGGTGGGGATGGTGATGTGGTGGATGATAAGAATAACGATTTTGATGACGATGAACCTGTTATTGCTTTCACGGGGAAGAAGAAGTCTTCCAAAGGGAGTAAGAAGGGTGGTGCTGGGTTTTCAGCCACTGTTATCACTGAAATTGATGATGGAGAGGGCAAGGAGGATGGTGGTGGAGATGATGACGATGACATTGGACCAATTACTTTCACTGGCAAGAAAAAGAAGTCTTCCAAGAAGGCTGCAAGTTCCGGTAGCAAAGGTGTTTCTGTTGGGGATGATGTTTCTGTACCCGAATCTGGTAAGGATGGTGATGACAAGGAAGAGGATGATGTTTCTTTAGTTTCGTTTTCAGGTAAAAAGAAGTCGTCTAAAAAGAAGGGCAGTAGTACTGCTGCCAAAGGGAGTGATGAAAATGTGGATGTAGTGGAGCCTGAGGCACCCAGTATTGGTAGTGCTGATGCTAGCAACAACAATGTAAATAAGAGTGAAGGAGTTGCTGAAACTTCcaaaaataagaagaagaataagaaaaagAGTGGAAGAACTGCTCAAGAGGAAGAAGATTTGGATAAGCTTCTTGCAGAGCTCGGTGAGGCTCCTATACCAAAACCAACTGCTTCTGCACCACAGGATGATAAAGTTCAGCCTACTCCCGAAGTAGGTTCTGTTGCTGCTGATGCTTCTGGGGATAAGGATGGGGAAGAGGAGGTGGTAGAGTCAGCTGctgcaaagaagaagaagaagaagaaggaaaaggaaaaggagaAGAAGGCAGCTGCCGCCGCTGCAGCAGGAAGTGCACCGGAAAATGAATCAGCAGAAGTTAAAGCTGAGGCAATTGAACCAAAGAAGAATGACTCAAAGGCTAAGGCAGCTGATAAGAAAGTGCCAAAGCATGTTAGAGAGATGCAAGAGGCACTAGCTCGAAGAAAAGAGGctgaagaaaagaagaaaagagaagacgaAGAGAGGTTAAAGAAGGAAGAAGAGGAGCGACGCAGGCAAGAGGAACTTGAGAGACAGGCAGAAGAAGCTAAACGTAGGAAGaaggaaagagaaaaggaaaaactcCAGAAAAAAAAGCAAGAAGGTAAACTTTTAACTGGTAAGCAGAAGGAAGAAGCCCGTCGTTTGGAGGCAATGAGGAGGCAGATTCTCAATAGCACTGGGGGTGTGACTCTCCCTTCTGGGGACTCTGGTGCTCCAGCCAAAAAACCCATATACCAGACAAAGAagtcaaaacaaaataatagaaatcagAATGGAGCTGCTGCTCAGACAGCTGAAATTGTTGAAGCGAAGGAGATTACTACTGATGTAGTTTCAGAGGAACCAGTAAACATTGAAGAAGTGGAGTCGATTCAGGTGGATGACAAAGTTGAACTTCATGTCACTGCTGAAGATGATGTAGTGGAAGATGacgaagatgatgatgaatgggATGCAAAAAGCTGGGATGATGTTAATCTGAATTCCAAAGGTGCATTTGCTGACGAAGAGTCAGAACCTAAACCTGTTATaaaaaaagagattaaaaatgCCGTACCTACTCAGAACGCTG GGGCTACTAGTACAACTGTCACTGATGAAACTGAAAATGGAAAGGAAGCTAATGTTGTGGTTACGGACAGAAATAAGAAGCATGATTCTGACTTGAATAGGTCAAGAAAGTCTGCTGCTCCTCCTCCTCAGCCTAATGATGAAAACCTCCGCTCCCCAATTTGCTGTATCATGGGGCATGTGGATACTGGCAAGACCAAGCTGCTGGATTGTATTCGAGGTACTAATGTTCAGGAGGGTGAGGCTGGAGGTATCACACAACAGATTGGTGCAACGTACTTTCCTGCTGAGAACATACGTGATAGAACGAAGGAACTGAAAGCTGATGCAAAGCTGAAAGTTCCTGGTCTACTGGTTATTGACACCCCTGGACACGAGTCTTTCACTAACTTGAGGTCTCGGGGTTCAGGCCTATGTGATATTGCAATTTTGGTCGTTGACATTATGCATGGGTTAGAGCAACAAACAATAGAATCATTAAATCTATTAAAAATGAGGAATACAGAATTCATTGTTGCGTTAAATAAA GTTGACAGGCTTTATGGATGGAAAACATGTCGCAATTCTCCAATTGTCAAAGCATTGAAGCAGCAGACTAAGGATGTTCAAAATGAGTTCAATATGAGGCTCACTCAG ATTGTTACTCAATTCAAAGAACAAGGGATGAATACCGAGTTGTACTATAAAAACAAAGAAATGGGAGAAACTTTCAGCATTGTGCCTACAAGTGCAATAAG TGGCGAAGGAATTCCTGATTTGTTATTACTATTGGTTCAATGGACCCAGAAAACAATGGTTGAGAAACTTACATACAGTGAGGAAATACAG TGTACTGTTTTAGAGGTTAAGGTTGTTGAAGGCCATGGAACTACTATTGATGTTGTTTTAGTTAATGGtgttcttcatgaaggagaacaaATAGTTGTCTGTGGAATGCAG GGTCCAATTGTTACCTCAATTCGAGCTTTATTGACACCTCATCCAATGAAGGAACTTCGTGTCAAG GGAACATATCTTCATCACAAAGAAATCAAAGCTGCTATGGGTATAAAAATCACTGCCCAG GGCCTTGAGCATGCCATTGCGGGCACTGGTTTATATGTGGTGAAGCCTGATGATGATTTGGAAGATGTCAAAGAATCAGCAATGGAAGATATGCGGTCAGTCATGAGCAGGATTGACAGGACTGGTGAAGGTGTTTGTGTACAGGCATCTACCCTTGGTTCCTTGGAAGCATTACTGGAGTTTTTGAAAACTCCAGAAGTTAGTATCCCTGTTAGTGGTATAAGCATTGGTCCTGTACACAAAAAAGATGTCATGAAGGCCAGTGTAATGCTTGAAAAAAAGCGAGAGTATGCAGCTATATTGGCATTTGATGTCAAAGTTACACCTGAGGCTAGGGAACTGGCAGATGAATTGGGTGTGAAGATATTTATTGCTGATATCATTTATCATCTATTTGACCAATTTAAAGCTTATATTGACAACATCAAAgaggagaaaaagaaagaagctGCTGATGAGGCAGTCTTCCCATGTGTTTTTAAAATCTTACCAAATTGCATTTTCAACAAGAAGGACCCAATTGTTTTGGGAGTTGATATTCTTGAAGGAATTGCGAAg ATTGGGACTCCAATTTGCATTCCTTCTAGAGAGTTCATTGATATTGGTCGCATTGCCTCCATTGAGAATAACCATAAACCTGTTGATTATGCCAAGAAGGGGCAGAAAGTAGCCATTAAG ATTGTTGGCAGCAATTCTGAAGAGCAACAGAAAATGTTTGGGAGACATTTTGAGATCGACGATGAACTTGTAAGCCATATTTCACGGAGATCTATTGATATTCTCAAAGCAAATTATCGG GATGAACTATCTATGGAGGAATGGAGGTTGCTTGTGAAATTGAAGAATCTTTTCAAGATACAATGA
- the LOC137827784 gene encoding protein WHAT'S THIS FACTOR 1 homolog, chloroplastic encodes MLRIGISNHLEARVCLVEQWFFLRRLSLWSMKKESELESALSRNRRWVVNNQIKNIILRYPNSEIPIETLQKKFKTLDLQGKALNWLSRYPCCFQIHDNRCRLTKRMMNLVEQEHSLADSLQPLFARRLAKLLMLTPRNRLTVLKINEFKRAFGFPDDYVIRILPNYPNLFRIVNESGRRSSMAIELLHWDAELAVSAVEASAVKLGTPPRFSCSLPSSWVKSWERFREFDEIPYISPYSDPRGLVEGSKEMEKRNVGLVHELLSLTLWKKASIVKLGHFRREFFLPDRLNVLLLKHPGIFYVSNKYKIYTVLLREAYVGSQLVDKDPLVVVKEKFGELMQEGLHEYNQRRRLLNVEKRRKLGVPLISVDGAKGRRRSHEVDDDGDSNGRDSKVVGLFDPEERKRFYRVLFDDDVS; translated from the coding sequence ATGTTGAGAATAGGAATCTCTAATCATCTGGAGGCCAGGGTATGTTTGGTAGAACAATGGTTTTTCCTCCGAAGATTGTCTCTATGGTCGATGAAGAAGGAATCGGAGTTAGAATCAGCACTCTCACGCAATCGACGATGGGTGGTGAACAACCAGATAAAGAACATCATCCTTCGCTACCCCAACAGCGAAATCCCCATCGAAACCCTTCAGAAGAAGTTCAAAACCCTCGATCTCCAGGGCAAAGCCCTCAACTGGCTCTCTAGGTACCCATGCTGCTTCCAAATCCACGATAACCGCTGCCGCCTCACCAAACGCATGATGAACCTCGTCGAACAGGAACACTCCCTCGCCGACTCTCTCCAACCTCTCTTCGCTCGCCGCTTGGCCAAACTCCTCATGCTAACCCCCCGCAACAGACTCACCGTCCTCAAAATCAACGAATTCAAACGCGCTTTCGGCTTCCCCGACGATTACGTAATCAGGATCCTGCCCAACTACCCTAATTTGTTCCGTATCGTCAACGAGAGCGGCAGGAGGAGCTCCATGGCCATTGAGTTGCTGCATTGGGACGCTGAACTCGCAGTCTCCGCCGTCGAAGCCTCCGCGGTGAAGCTCGGTACACCGCCACGCTTTTCATGTTCCTTGCCGTCCAGTTGGGTGAAATCCTGGGAGAGATTTCGCGAATTTGACGAAATTCCTTACATTTCGCCGTATTCGGATCCTAGAGGTTTGGTGGAGGGGTCCAAGGAGATGGAGAAGAGGAATGTTGGTTTGGTGCATGAGTTGTTGTCTTTGACTCTTTGGAAGAAGGCTTCAATTGTGAAGTTGGGGCATTTTAGGAGGGAGTTCTTTTTGCCTGATAGGTTGAATGTGTTGTTGCTCAAGCACCCTGGGATTTTCTATGTTTCCAATAAGTATAAGATTTACACTGTGCTTCTTAGAGAGGCCTATGTCGGGTCTCAGCTTGTGGATAAGGATCCTTTGGTGGTTGTGAAGGAGAAGTTTGGGGAGTTGATGCAGGAGGGGCTTCATGAGTACAATCAGAGGCGGCGCCTCCTCAACGTGGAAAAGAGGAGGAAGTTAGGAGTTCCATTGATTAGTGTAGATGGTGCAAAGGGTAGAAGGAGAAGTCACGAAGTTGATGATGATGGTGATAGTAATGGTAGAGATAGTAAGGTGGTAGGGTTGTTTGACCCTGAAGAAAGAAAACGGTTTTATAGAGTTCTTTTTGATGATGATGTTTCTTGA